In Gadus morhua chromosome 2, gadMor3.0, whole genome shotgun sequence, a single window of DNA contains:
- the LOC115560728 gene encoding uncharacterized protein LOC115560728, whose translation MKKWSVCLIYFFMKTAVVFAEVLFIHRTEGQSTDFSCPPEGPASSLKGFKLSRLYPGVPGQQTTLLSVWADSSPSLELDLRLWGRLVVASGGLGAWWVNLTLTDLQPSDTGLYNLELTSSSTANGSDRSLLTCPQVLLLVEGTDRQCHQCSSKYTSLLYSIFAATVLLLLMSTWLARKRWMRARCRQKPQPPHPIYEEMNSKSERRGAGSPQNITMSTSHMETAFPVYSNLGIRQAEDNYYACPRQITHPPML comes from the exons ATGAAGAaatggtctgtgtgtctgatatattttttcatgaagacaGCTGTTG TCTTTGCAGAGGTGCTGTTCATCCACAGGACAGAGGGGCAATCAACAGACTTCTCCTGTCCCCCTGAGGGGCCCGCTAGCTCTCTGAAAGGCTTCAAGCTGTCCCGCCTGTACCCTGGCGTCCCGGGTCAGCAAACCACCTTGCTATCGGTGTGGGCGGACTCCAGCCCCAGCCTCGAACTAGACCTCCGGCTCTGGGGACGTCTGGTCGTGGCGTCTGGGGGGTTGGGCGCGTGGTGGGTCAACCTTACCCTGACCGACCTGCAGCCCTCGGACACGGGGCTGTACAACCTGGAGCTCACAAGCAGCTCCACGGCCAACGGTTCGGACCGCAGCCTCCTCACCTGTCCACAGGTGCTTCTGTTGGTGGAGGGGACTG ATAGGCAGTGCCACCAGTGCTCTAGTAAGTACACATCCCTGCTCTACAGCATCTTTGCTGCTACAGTACTTCTGCTGCTGATGTCTACCTGGCTAGCGAGAAAGAGATGG ATGAGGGCGAGGTGTCGTCAGAAACCACAGCCGCCTCATCCGATCTACGAGGAAATGAACAGCAAGAGTGAGAGGCGGGGCGCAGGAAGCCCCCAGAATATCACCATGAGCACCTCACACATGGAGACAGCCTTCCCTGTGTACTCCAACCTCGGCATCAGGCAGGCGGAGGACAACTACTACGCCTGTCCCCGGCAGATCACACACCCTCCAATGCTCTGA